Proteins from a genomic interval of Streptomyces sp. NBC_01445:
- the paaC gene encoding 1,2-phenylacetyl-CoA epoxidase subunit PaaC: MTTPLNPDSSVGTVTAAAALALGDDALVLSHRLGEWAGHAPVLEEEVALANIALDLLGQARVLLSLVGDEDELAYLREERAFRNVQLVEQPNGDFAHTIARQLYFSTYQRLLYGRLAATDGPLAGLAAKAVKEVAYHQDHAEQWTVRLGDGTADSHDRMQRACDALWRHTGEMLQPVDGIDIDWPEMEASWTASVTAILDRATLTVPEGPRTGAWSAGAGRQGLHTEPFGRMLAEMQHLHRSHPGASW, translated from the coding sequence GTGACCACGCCCCTGAACCCCGACTCGTCCGTCGGCACCGTCACCGCTGCCGCGGCGCTCGCCCTGGGCGACGACGCGCTCGTGCTGTCGCACCGCCTGGGGGAGTGGGCCGGACACGCCCCGGTCCTCGAAGAAGAAGTCGCCCTGGCCAACATCGCGCTTGACCTCCTCGGCCAGGCCCGGGTCCTGCTCTCCCTCGTCGGCGACGAGGACGAGCTGGCCTACCTGCGCGAGGAACGCGCGTTCCGTAACGTCCAGTTGGTCGAACAGCCCAACGGCGACTTCGCCCACACCATCGCCCGCCAGCTGTACTTCTCCACGTACCAGCGCCTCCTGTACGGCCGCCTCGCCGCGACCGACGGACCGCTCGCCGGCCTCGCCGCCAAGGCGGTCAAGGAGGTCGCGTACCACCAGGACCACGCCGAGCAGTGGACCGTACGCCTCGGGGACGGCACCGCCGACAGCCACGACCGGATGCAGCGGGCCTGCGACGCACTCTGGCGTCACACCGGAGAGATGCTCCAGCCCGTCGACGGAATCGACATCGACTGGCCCGAGATGGAAGCCAGTTGGACCGCATCGGTCACTGCCATCCTGGACCGGGCGACCCTGACCGTCCCCGAGGGACCGCGGACCGGAGCCTGGAGCGCCGGAGCGGGACGCCAGGGCCTTCACACGGAACCGTTCGGACGGATGCTCGCCGAGATGCAGCACCTCCACCGCAGCCACCCGGGGGCGTCATGGTGA
- the paaD gene encoding 1,2-phenylacetyl-CoA epoxidase subunit PaaD — MVTKAPEASPQDTADRPETPLEAELRRLAGSVPDPELPVLTLEELGVLRAVHCLTPGSVEVELTPTYTGCPAVEAMSTDIERILHERGIPDVTVRRVLAPAWTTDDITDEGRRKLREFGIAPPRAVREDKEPVTVTLGPTRTTTPPRSAGDAAAAALLGAPEAGDSPLSCPHCGSTDTELLSRFSSTACKALRRCLDCREPFDHFKEL, encoded by the coding sequence ATGGTGACCAAAGCCCCCGAGGCCTCCCCCCAGGACACCGCCGACCGACCGGAGACGCCGCTCGAAGCTGAGCTGCGCCGCCTCGCCGGCTCCGTGCCCGACCCCGAACTGCCCGTGCTCACCCTGGAAGAGCTCGGCGTGCTCCGCGCCGTCCACTGCCTCACCCCGGGCAGCGTCGAGGTGGAACTGACCCCCACCTACACCGGCTGCCCCGCCGTCGAGGCCATGTCCACGGACATCGAGCGCATCCTGCACGAGCGCGGGATACCGGACGTCACCGTCCGGCGGGTGCTCGCACCGGCCTGGACCACGGACGACATCACGGACGAGGGCCGCCGCAAGCTCCGGGAGTTCGGCATAGCGCCACCCCGCGCCGTCCGGGAGGACAAGGAACCGGTGACCGTCACCCTCGGCCCCACGCGCACCACCACACCCCCGCGCTCAGCTGGCGACGCGGCCGCCGCCGCGCTCCTCGGCGCCCCCGAGGCCGGCGACTCCCCCCTGTCCTGCCCGCACTGCGGATCCACGGACACCGAACTGCTGAGCCGCTTCTCCTCCACCGCCTGCAAGGCCCTGCGGCGCTGCCTCGACTGCCGCGAACCCTTCGACCACTTCAAGGAGTTGTGA
- a CDS encoding acyl-CoA dehydrogenase family protein, whose product MDFTFTEEQQASVEAAKAVFGPVAPDSVPSPALTPGAVADDFDRTLWSKLADADLLSLLLAPEHGGAGLDAIALCLVLRESAKALARVPLLEHTAAAVTVQTYGSDELKEQILPRAARGELVLTAASAGRTGHDPAQLAVSARRDTDTDTWILDGAQTGVTWAHNADHIAVPAHTPQGRSVIAVLPHPHEGLTVAEQISTTGERLGELHLDSVRLEPHRIIETDEAWDRLHQLLTTGTCALALGLGERVLQMTGDYTSKREQFGYPVATFQAVAVQAADRYIDLRAMEATLWQAAWRISTQAGGALPTAGDIAVAKIWASEGVRRVVQTAQHLHGGFGADTDYPLHRYHAWAKQLELSLGPAAAHEETLGDLLAAHPLG is encoded by the coding sequence GTGGACTTCACCTTCACCGAAGAACAGCAGGCGTCCGTCGAGGCGGCCAAGGCCGTGTTCGGCCCGGTAGCGCCCGACAGCGTGCCGAGCCCGGCCCTCACCCCCGGCGCGGTCGCAGACGACTTCGACCGCACCCTGTGGTCGAAACTCGCCGACGCCGACCTGCTCAGCCTCCTACTCGCCCCCGAACACGGCGGCGCGGGCCTGGACGCCATCGCGCTCTGCCTGGTCCTACGGGAATCCGCCAAGGCACTCGCCCGAGTCCCGCTCCTGGAGCACACCGCGGCCGCCGTCACCGTACAGACCTACGGCAGCGACGAGTTGAAGGAGCAGATCCTCCCCAGGGCAGCCCGCGGCGAACTCGTCCTCACCGCCGCCTCCGCGGGCCGCACCGGACACGACCCGGCCCAACTCGCCGTCAGCGCACGCCGCGACACGGACACCGACACCTGGATCCTCGACGGCGCCCAAACCGGCGTGACTTGGGCGCACAACGCCGACCACATCGCCGTACCCGCCCACACCCCACAGGGCCGCTCCGTCATCGCCGTACTGCCCCATCCGCACGAAGGACTCACCGTCGCCGAACAGATCTCCACGACCGGCGAACGCCTCGGCGAACTCCACCTCGACTCCGTGCGCCTCGAACCCCACCGGATCATCGAGACCGACGAGGCCTGGGACCGGCTGCACCAGCTCCTCACCACCGGAACCTGCGCCCTGGCACTGGGCCTCGGCGAGCGCGTCCTGCAGATGACCGGCGACTACACCAGTAAGCGCGAGCAGTTCGGCTACCCGGTGGCCACATTCCAAGCGGTCGCGGTCCAGGCCGCGGACCGTTACATCGACCTGCGCGCCATGGAGGCCACCCTCTGGCAGGCCGCCTGGCGCATCAGCACGCAGGCAGGCGGAGCACTCCCCACGGCAGGTGACATCGCGGTCGCCAAGATCTGGGCCTCGGAAGGCGTACGACGCGTCGTCCAGACCGCACAGCATCTGCACGGAGGATTCGGCGCCGACACCGACTACCCGCTGCACCGCTACCACGCCTGGGCCAAACAGCTCGAACTGTCCCTCGGCCCGGCAGCCGCACACGAGGAGACACTCGGCGACCTGCTGGCGGCCCATCCCCTCGGCTGA
- a CDS encoding Stp1/IreP family PP2C-type Ser/Thr phosphatase — protein sequence MSLSLRFAAGSHKGMIREGNEDSGYAGPRLLAIADGMGGQAAGEVASSEVISTIVALDDDVPGSDILTSLGTAVQRANDQLRMMVEEDPQLEGMGTTLTALLWTGQRLGLVHVGDSRAYLLRDGVLTQITQDHTWVQRLVDEGRITEEEATTHPQRSLLMRALGSGDHVEPDLSIREVRAGDRYLICSDGLSGVVSHQTMEETLASYQGPQETVQDLIQLALRGGGPDNITVIVADVLDIDSGDTLAGQLSDAPVIVGAVAENQQHQLHDGGAMQTPAGRASELGRGSGRPVPGQGGGGGEFGPPGSGDAAGYAPEGSFGSYGDDDFVKPRRGRKWLKRSFFIALALAVVGGGLYGGYRWTQTQYYVGSNESHVALYRGISQDLAWVSLSKVEKDHPEIELKYLPPYQRKQVEATITEGSFGDAKDKIGELSLQASACRKDAERRQAENEQNAKTGEGEAGGTTGATKTSFTTSRTSAKTAPSPTPTPSGTAKSKTAPTPTPGPSLSEDEQKLVPLCGKQ from the coding sequence ATGAGTCTGTCACTGCGCTTCGCCGCCGGATCGCACAAAGGCATGATCCGCGAGGGGAACGAGGACTCGGGCTACGCCGGTCCGCGCCTTCTCGCGATCGCCGACGGCATGGGCGGTCAGGCCGCCGGTGAGGTCGCCTCGTCGGAGGTGATCTCGACGATCGTCGCGCTCGACGACGACGTTCCCGGCTCCGACATCCTCACGTCGCTCGGCACGGCCGTGCAGCGGGCCAACGACCAGCTGCGGATGATGGTCGAGGAGGACCCCCAGCTGGAAGGCATGGGGACGACCCTGACCGCTCTGCTGTGGACGGGTCAGCGCCTCGGTCTCGTGCACGTCGGCGACTCGCGCGCGTATCTGCTGCGCGACGGTGTGCTGACGCAGATCACGCAGGACCACACCTGGGTGCAGCGCCTCGTCGACGAGGGCCGCATCACGGAAGAGGAAGCCACCACTCACCCGCAGAGGTCCCTCCTCATGCGCGCGCTGGGCAGTGGCGATCACGTCGAGCCCGACCTCTCCATCCGCGAAGTTCGGGCCGGCGACCGGTACTTGATCTGCTCCGACGGCCTGTCCGGCGTGGTCTCCCACCAGACGATGGAGGAGACCCTCGCCAGCTACCAGGGCCCGCAGGAGACCGTGCAGGACCTGATCCAGCTGGCGCTGCGCGGCGGTGGCCCGGACAACATCACGGTGATCGTGGCGGACGTCCTGGACATCGACAGCGGTGACACGCTCGCCGGTCAGCTGTCCGACGCGCCGGTCATCGTGGGCGCGGTCGCCGAGAACCAGCAGCACCAGCTGCACGACGGCGGGGCGATGCAGACCCCCGCGGGCCGTGCGTCGGAGCTCGGCCGCGGGTCCGGCAGGCCGGTGCCCGGGCAGGGCGGCGGCGGTGGCGAGTTCGGCCCGCCCGGCAGCGGCGACGCGGCCGGTTACGCCCCCGAGGGAAGCTTCGGCTCGTACGGGGACGACGACTTCGTCAAGCCGCGGCGCGGCCGTAAGTGGCTCAAGAGATCCTTCTTCATCGCCCTGGCGCTGGCCGTCGTGGGCGGTGGCCTGTACGGCGGCTACCGCTGGACGCAGACGCAGTACTACGTCGGTTCGAACGAGTCGCATGTCGCGCTGTACCGCGGCATCAGCCAGGACCTGGCGTGGGTGAGTCTGTCGAAGGTCGAGAAGGACCACCCCGAGATCGAACTCAAGTACCTGCCGCCCTACCAGCGCAAGCAGGTCGAGGCGACGATCACCGAGGGCAGCTTCGGTGACGCCAAGGACAAGATCGGCGAGCTGTCGCTGCAGGCCTCGGCCTGCAGGAAGGACGCCGAGCGCCGTCAGGCGGAGAACGAGCAGAACGCGAAGACCGGCGAGGGCGAGGCGGGTGGCACCACGGGCGCCACCAAGACGTCTTTCACCACGTCGCGCACCTCGGCGAAGACAGCGCCGAGTCCGACACCCACGCCGTCCGGAACGGCCAAGTCCAAGACCGCACCGACGCCCACACCTGGCCCCAGCCTCTCGGAGGATGAGCAGAAGCTGGTCCCGCTGTGCGGTAAGCAGTAA
- a CDS encoding winged helix-turn-helix transcriptional regulator has translation MAGNGEHESGSVREAGIHNPDACKRVDGGITRVFGLLGKRWTGLVVSVLLQHPVHFADLRRAIPGISERMLSDRLTELGAAGLVVREVDEGPPLRVAYRLTEAGAALEPALKELGLWAEAYLPEG, from the coding sequence ATGGCGGGCAACGGGGAACACGAGAGCGGCTCCGTACGCGAGGCGGGGATCCACAACCCCGACGCGTGCAAGCGGGTCGACGGCGGCATCACCCGCGTCTTCGGCCTGCTCGGCAAGCGCTGGACGGGACTCGTGGTCTCCGTCCTCCTCCAGCACCCCGTTCACTTCGCCGACCTGCGCCGAGCCATCCCCGGCATCAGCGAGCGCATGCTCTCGGACCGCCTCACCGAACTCGGCGCCGCCGGCCTCGTCGTACGCGAGGTCGACGAAGGACCCCCGCTCCGCGTCGCGTACCGCCTGACCGAAGCGGGCGCCGCCCTCGAACCGGCGCTGAAGGAACTCGGGCTGTGGGCCGAGGCGTATCTGCCTGAGGGGTAG
- a CDS encoding FMN-dependent NADH-azoreductase — translation MPTLLHIDSSVWPGSASASRTVADAFRKTWEEQHPDGTVIYRDLAVNPVPHLDTVGASAGFADPATHSPEQAAAFAGRRELIEELEQADAVLIGAPMYNFSIPSTLKAWLDQVILMGRTAGETPSAKGTPVTVVASRGGSYAPGTPREPFEYVQNYLRDLLGTMLGLDVAFIVPELTLAHTTPAMSELIPLAEASRAKALEDADARAKELAARFSADAA, via the coding sequence ATGCCCACCCTTCTTCACATCGACTCGTCCGTCTGGCCCGGCTCGGCCTCCGCTTCCCGCACCGTCGCCGACGCCTTCCGCAAGACCTGGGAGGAGCAGCACCCCGACGGCACCGTGATCTACCGCGATCTGGCCGTGAACCCGGTCCCGCACCTGGACACGGTCGGCGCCTCCGCCGGTTTCGCCGATCCCGCCACCCACAGCCCGGAGCAGGCCGCAGCCTTCGCCGGGCGCCGGGAGCTCATCGAGGAGCTGGAGCAGGCGGACGCGGTGCTGATCGGCGCACCTATGTACAACTTCTCGATCCCGTCGACCCTGAAGGCATGGCTGGACCAGGTGATCCTCATGGGGCGCACCGCCGGCGAGACGCCGTCCGCGAAGGGGACGCCGGTCACGGTCGTCGCCAGCCGTGGCGGCTCGTACGCGCCGGGCACCCCGCGCGAGCCCTTCGAGTACGTGCAGAACTACCTGCGTGATCTTCTCGGCACGATGCTCGGCCTGGACGTGGCCTTCATCGTTCCCGAGCTGACCCTGGCGCACACGACTCCGGCGATGAGCGAGCTCATCCCGCTCGCCGAGGCGTCCCGCGCCAAGGCCCTGGAAGACGCTGACGCCCGGGCCAAGGAGCTCGCCGCGCGCTTCTCGGCCGACGCCGCCTGA
- a CDS encoding DUF2252 domain-containing protein produces MTELDTAVPAQREEPAARRLPAVEGFAARPSSGSPKQEGKALRDRVPRSAHAALTLHPARPDAVRAVEESNLGRIEELTPIRVGRMAATPFAFLRGSAGLMAHDLAQTPVTGIGAQICGDAHAANFGLYADARGGLVIDLNDFDETVHGPWEWDVKRLATSLVLAGRVAGADEDTCREAAHYAVGAYRRTMRLLARLPALDAWNAIADEELVSHTDAHDLVGTLERVSEKARNNTSGRFAAKSTELAEDGTRRFVDAPPVLRRVPDEEASEVAASLGDYLQTLSEDRLPLLGRYAIQDVAFRVVGTGSVGTRSYVVLLLDHRGEALVLQVKEARPSALLPHLPAVGFDTPAAAHEGRRVVLGQKRMQVVSDILLGWTTVAGRPFQVRQFRNRKGSVDPAALAADQMDDYGRMTGALLARAHAHSADPRLIAGYCGKNEELDEAIAQFAVTYADRTEQDHAALVKAVREGRVGAEVGV; encoded by the coding sequence GTGACCGAGCTCGACACTGCGGTGCCGGCGCAGCGTGAGGAACCGGCGGCCCGACGGCTGCCGGCCGTCGAGGGGTTCGCGGCGCGCCCCTCCTCCGGGTCACCCAAGCAGGAGGGCAAGGCCCTGCGCGACCGCGTACCGCGCTCCGCGCACGCGGCCCTCACTCTGCACCCCGCTCGCCCCGACGCCGTCAGGGCGGTCGAGGAGTCCAACCTCGGCCGGATCGAAGAGCTCACGCCCATACGCGTCGGCAGGATGGCGGCGACCCCGTTCGCATTCCTGCGCGGATCTGCCGGCCTCATGGCCCACGACCTCGCACAGACGCCCGTCACCGGCATCGGCGCCCAGATCTGCGGAGACGCCCACGCGGCGAACTTCGGCCTCTACGCCGACGCCCGCGGCGGCCTCGTCATCGACCTCAACGACTTCGACGAAACGGTGCACGGCCCCTGGGAATGGGACGTGAAGCGACTCGCCACTTCGCTCGTCCTCGCGGGCCGCGTAGCCGGAGCCGACGAGGACACGTGCCGGGAAGCCGCGCACTACGCGGTGGGCGCATACCGCCGCACCATGCGCCTGCTGGCCCGACTGCCCGCCCTCGACGCGTGGAACGCCATCGCCGACGAGGAACTCGTCTCCCATACCGACGCCCACGACCTCGTCGGCACGCTGGAGCGCGTCTCCGAGAAGGCGCGCAACAACACCAGTGGAAGATTCGCCGCCAAGTCCACCGAACTCGCCGAGGACGGCACCCGCCGCTTCGTCGACGCACCACCCGTACTGCGCCGCGTACCCGACGAGGAGGCGTCCGAGGTCGCTGCCTCCCTAGGTGACTACCTGCAGACACTCTCCGAAGACCGCCTGCCCCTGCTCGGCCGCTACGCGATCCAGGACGTCGCCTTCCGCGTCGTCGGCACGGGAAGCGTGGGCACGAGGTCGTACGTGGTGCTGCTCCTCGACCACCGGGGAGAGGCGCTCGTGCTCCAGGTGAAGGAAGCCCGCCCCTCCGCGCTGCTGCCGCACCTGCCCGCAGTCGGATTCGATACGCCGGCGGCCGCCCATGAGGGGCGGCGCGTGGTCCTCGGACAGAAGCGGATGCAGGTCGTCAGCGACATCCTGCTCGGCTGGACGACCGTGGCCGGACGACCCTTCCAGGTAAGGCAGTTCAGAAACCGCAAGGGAAGTGTCGACCCCGCGGCTCTCGCCGCCGACCAGATGGACGACTACGGCCGCATGACGGGCGCGCTCCTCGCCCGCGCACACGCACACAGCGCCGACCCTCGACTGATCGCTGGCTACTGCGGCAAGAACGAGGAACTGGACGAGGCCATCGCCCAGTTCGCGGTGACCTACGCGGACCGCACAGAACAGGACCACGCAGCCCTGGTCAAGGCTGTGCGGGAGGGGAGGGTGGGGGCTGAGGTGGGGGTTTGA
- a CDS encoding 2Fe-2S iron-sulfur cluster-binding protein has protein sequence MARFHQLRVAAVDRLTDDSVALTLEVPESLREAFRHAPGQHLALRRPADDSEIRRTYSICSPAPGPEGPRTLRVGVRLVEGGSFSTYALKEIAVGDALEVMTPAGRFILEPTPGLYAAVVGGSGITPVLSIAATLLAREPHARFCLIRSDRTAASTMFLDEVADLKDRYPDRFQLVTVLSREEQQAGLDSGRLDQERLTTLLPALLPVDDIAGWYLCGPFGLVQEAERTLRALGVRRARIHEEIFHVDDGAAPARPAPTLAHSMVTAQLDGRSGTWPVDDGESLLETVLRNRPDAPYACKGGVCGTCRAFLVSGEVRMDRNFALEPEETDAGYVLACQSHPATETVELDFDR, from the coding sequence ATGGCCCGCTTCCACCAGCTCCGCGTAGCGGCGGTCGACCGGCTCACCGACGACTCCGTGGCCCTCACCCTCGAGGTCCCCGAATCCCTTCGTGAGGCATTCCGCCACGCACCGGGCCAGCACCTCGCCCTGCGCCGCCCGGCCGACGACAGCGAGATCCGACGCACCTACTCGATCTGCTCACCCGCACCCGGCCCCGAAGGCCCCCGCACGCTCCGCGTCGGCGTCCGCCTCGTCGAAGGCGGCTCCTTCTCGACCTACGCCCTCAAGGAGATCGCCGTCGGCGACGCCCTTGAGGTCATGACCCCTGCCGGCCGCTTCATCCTCGAACCCACGCCCGGTCTCTACGCCGCCGTGGTCGGCGGCAGCGGCATCACGCCGGTCCTGTCCATCGCGGCCACCCTGCTCGCCCGCGAACCGCACGCCCGGTTCTGCCTCATCCGCAGCGATCGCACCGCCGCCTCGACGATGTTCCTGGACGAGGTGGCCGACCTGAAGGACCGCTATCCCGACCGGTTCCAGCTGGTCACGGTCCTCTCCCGGGAGGAGCAGCAGGCCGGCCTCGACTCCGGCCGCCTCGACCAGGAGCGCCTGACGACCCTCCTGCCCGCGCTGCTCCCCGTAGACGACATCGCCGGCTGGTACCTGTGCGGCCCCTTCGGACTCGTACAGGAAGCAGAGCGCACACTGCGCGCCCTCGGCGTGCGAAGAGCCCGCATCCACGAGGAGATCTTCCACGTCGACGACGGAGCGGCACCCGCGCGCCCCGCGCCGACCCTCGCGCACTCCATGGTCACCGCCCAGCTCGACGGCCGTTCCGGCACCTGGCCCGTCGACGACGGCGAATCACTCCTGGAGACCGTGCTGCGCAACCGCCCCGACGCTCCGTACGCCTGCAAGGGCGGCGTCTGCGGGACCTGCCGCGCGTTCCTCGTCTCGGGCGAGGTGCGCATGGACCGGAACTTCGCACTCGAACCCGAGGAGACCGACGCCGGCTACGTACTCGCCTGCCAGTCCCACCCGGCCACGGAGACGGTGGAACTGGACTTCGACCGCTGA
- a CDS encoding FHA domain-containing protein FhaB/FipA, with translation MSELTLTVMRLGFLAVLWLFVIVAVQVIRSDLFGTRVTQRGSRRDSGRQQQAAARQAAPPQQRAQQQNSGGGGGRQRRGAPTKLVVSEGTLTGTTVALQGQTITLGRAHDSTIVLDDDYASSKHARIYPDRDGQWIVEDLGSTNGTYLDRARLTTPQPIPLGAPIRIGKTVIELRK, from the coding sequence ATGTCAGAGCTGACCCTTACGGTCATGCGGTTGGGTTTCCTGGCCGTTCTGTGGCTGTTCGTGATCGTGGCCGTCCAGGTCATCCGTAGCGACCTGTTCGGCACGCGCGTCACCCAGCGCGGGTCGCGTCGTGACAGCGGGCGCCAACAGCAGGCCGCGGCCCGCCAGGCCGCGCCGCCGCAGCAGCGCGCCCAGCAGCAGAACAGCGGTGGAGGCGGCGGGCGGCAGCGCCGCGGCGCCCCCACGAAACTCGTCGTCTCCGAGGGCACCCTCACGGGCACCACGGTGGCGCTGCAGGGCCAGACCATCACGCTGGGCCGTGCGCACGATTCGACGATCGTTCTCGACGACGACTACGCGTCGAGCAAGCATGCCAGGATCTACCCGGACCGGGACGGACAGTGGATCGTGGAGGACCTCGGGTCCACCAACGGCACCTATCTCGACCGGGCCCGGCTGACCACCCCGCAACCGATTCCGCTCGGCGCGCCGATCCGCATCGGCAAGACCGTCATCGAGCTGCGGAAGTAG
- a CDS encoding DUF3662 and FHA domain-containing protein: MGVLKKFEQRLEGLVNGTFAKVFKSEVQPVEIAGALQRECDNNATIWNRERTVVPNDFIVELSAPDFERLSPYSGQLGDELSGMVRDYAKQQRYTFMGPIKVHLEKADDLDTGLYRVRSRTLASSTNQQQSQPSQQPPQPGRGPASAPPAAGGGYGYPPAANAAGGYGQPPASAPPMPAGPPPGRPTQAPAGARPRNQAGPLPGAQVRHWIEINGTRHQISRPTLVLGRSTEADVRIDDPGVSRRHCEIRTGTPSTIQDLGSTNGIVVDGQHTTRATLRDGSRIVVGSTTIIYRQAEG, from the coding sequence ATGGGAGTCCTGAAGAAGTTCGAGCAGCGTCTCGAGGGTCTGGTCAACGGCACCTTCGCCAAGGTGTTCAAGTCCGAGGTCCAGCCCGTCGAGATCGCCGGCGCCCTCCAGCGCGAGTGCGACAACAACGCGACGATCTGGAACCGCGAGCGGACCGTCGTCCCCAACGACTTCATCGTGGAGCTGAGCGCGCCGGACTTCGAGCGCCTCAGCCCCTACTCGGGGCAGCTCGGCGACGAGCTGTCCGGCATGGTGCGCGACTACGCGAAGCAGCAGCGCTACACCTTCATGGGACCGATCAAGGTCCACCTGGAGAAGGCGGACGACCTGGACACGGGTCTGTACCGGGTACGCAGCCGCACGCTCGCGTCGAGCACCAACCAGCAGCAGTCCCAGCCCTCCCAGCAGCCGCCGCAGCCCGGCCGGGGTCCCGCTTCGGCGCCCCCGGCGGCGGGCGGAGGCTACGGCTATCCGCCGGCGGCAAACGCTGCCGGGGGGTACGGCCAGCCGCCGGCCAGCGCGCCGCCGATGCCCGCGGGGCCGCCTCCGGGCCGCCCTACGCAGGCCCCGGCGGGAGCCCGGCCGCGTAATCAGGCAGGACCGCTGCCCGGCGCACAGGTGCGTCACTGGATCGAGATCAATGGCACACGCCATCAGATCTCGCGCCCCACGCTGGTCCTCGGCCGCAGCACCGAAGCCGATGTGCGGATCGACGACCCCGGCGTCTCTCGCCGGCACTGTGAGATTCGGACCGGAACGCCCTCGACGATCCAGGATCTCGGGTCCACCAACGGCATCGTGGTGGACGGGCAGCACACCACCCGCGCTACGCTCCGCGACGGCTCGCGGATCGTCGTGGGCAGTACCACCATCATTTACCGGCAAGCCGAAGGGTGA
- the paaB gene encoding 1,2-phenylacetyl-CoA epoxidase subunit PaaB: MSDAKDWPLWEVFVRSRRGLSHTHAGSLHAPDAELALRNARDLYTRRGEGVSIWVVPSTSITASSPDEKDPFFEPSADKPYRHPTFYEIPEGVKHL; the protein is encoded by the coding sequence ATGAGCGACGCGAAGGACTGGCCGCTGTGGGAGGTCTTCGTACGCTCCCGGCGCGGGCTGTCGCACACCCACGCGGGAAGCCTGCACGCGCCGGACGCCGAGCTCGCCCTGCGTAACGCCCGCGATCTGTACACCCGCCGCGGCGAAGGCGTCTCGATCTGGGTCGTCCCGTCCACCTCGATCACCGCCTCCTCGCCCGACGAGAAAGACCCCTTCTTCGAGCCCTCCGCCGACAAGCCGTACCGGCACCCGACGTTCTACGAGATCCCGGAAGGGGTGAAGCACCTGTGA
- a CDS encoding rhodanese-like domain-containing protein, with the protein MPTVDVGELVDGDFLLDVREDDEWQAGHAEGALHIPISEFVARFGELTEAAPQDGRVNVICRSGSRSAQVTMYLVQQGIDAVNVDGGMQVWAAAGRPVVDDKGQSGFVL; encoded by the coding sequence GTGCCCACGGTTGATGTCGGCGAGCTCGTGGACGGGGACTTTCTCCTCGACGTCCGTGAGGACGATGAGTGGCAGGCGGGTCACGCCGAGGGTGCCTTGCACATTCCGATCAGTGAGTTCGTGGCGCGTTTCGGCGAGCTGACCGAGGCGGCTCCCCAGGACGGTCGGGTCAACGTGATCTGCCGGTCCGGCAGCCGTTCCGCGCAGGTGACGATGTACCTCGTGCAGCAGGGCATCGACGCGGTGAACGTAGACGGTGGCATGCAGGTGTGGGCCGCCGCGGGGCGTCCCGTCGTGGACGACAAGGGGCAGTCGGGCTTCGTTCTCTGA